One part of the Thermococcus radiotolerans genome encodes these proteins:
- a CDS encoding molybdopterin-binding protein: protein MFAEILTIGDELLTGNTVDSNSAFIAQKLTERGYWVRRKTTVGDDVEEIKTAIREILARKPEVLIISGGLGPTHDDVTMLAVAEALGRKFVLCESCLERIREFYRKLYEKGLIDDPELNEGRKKMAYLPEDAEPLENTEGAAPGAYIEHEGVKIFVLPGMPREMKAMLEREVLPRLGERKFIQRKLLAEITDESKLAPILIEALERFNVRIHSSPKGFGRYIGIIIFGESEGEIERAKAFMEERGVRFEEGW, encoded by the coding sequence ATGTTCGCCGAGATACTCACGATAGGCGACGAACTGCTCACGGGGAACACCGTGGACAGCAACTCCGCCTTTATTGCCCAGAAGCTTACCGAGAGGGGCTACTGGGTGAGGAGGAAGACAACCGTTGGCGACGACGTTGAGGAAATCAAGACCGCCATTCGGGAAATCCTCGCGAGAAAGCCGGAGGTTCTTATCATCTCCGGCGGCCTCGGGCCGACCCACGACGACGTTACAATGCTGGCCGTTGCTGAGGCCCTGGGTAGAAAGTTCGTCCTCTGCGAGTCGTGTCTGGAAAGGATCAGGGAGTTCTACCGCAAGCTCTACGAGAAAGGCCTGATAGACGACCCTGAGCTCAACGAGGGGAGGAAGAAGATGGCCTACCTGCCGGAGGACGCGGAGCCCCTTGAGAACACCGAGGGGGCCGCCCCGGGAGCGTACATCGAACATGAAGGGGTAAAGATATTCGTCCTTCCCGGAATGCCGCGCGAGATGAAGGCCATGCTTGAGCGGGAAGTTCTACCAAGGCTCGGCGAGAGGAAGTTCATACAGAGGAAGTTGCTGGCTGAGATAACCGACGAGAGCAAGCTGGCACCGATTCTCATAGAGGCGCTGGAGCGCTTCAATGTGAGAATACACTCATCGCCGAAGGGCTTCGGCAGATACATCGGCATCATAATCTTCGGCGAGAGCGAGGGGGAGATAGAGAGGGCCAAGGCCTTCATGGAGGAGCGGGGGGTTCGCTTCGAGGAGGGCTGGTAG
- a CDS encoding translation initiation factor eIF-2B alpha/beta/delta subunit family protein (eIF-2BA; catalyzes the binding of GTP to IF2), whose translation MLPPEVRSIIEEMRAERIRGASWLARRGAEAYLVLSELLEGEELESALKEMKREIPAANGTMASLYNLARFIPITGDPDVVRTKAEEFIRLGEEAKREIGNIGSELIDENEVVITHSFSSAVLEIFKAAWRKGKHFRVILTESAPDYEGIALARELDSLGVPFEVITDAQLGLFARKATLALVGADNVTRDGAAVNKAGTYLLALACHDNGVPFYVAAESFKLHPELSSGEVEIVERPYVRQGYRVRNMLFDVTPWRYVRGIITEFGILVPPKEI comes from the coding sequence ATGCTTCCCCCCGAGGTTCGTTCAATCATTGAGGAGATGAGGGCCGAGAGGATCAGAGGCGCCAGCTGGCTGGCCAGAAGGGGCGCCGAGGCGTACCTCGTCCTTTCAGAACTCCTTGAGGGAGAAGAGCTTGAGAGCGCCCTGAAGGAGATGAAGAGGGAAATCCCGGCCGCCAACGGCACGATGGCCTCGCTCTACAACCTCGCGAGATTCATTCCAATAACCGGAGACCCCGACGTGGTGAGAACGAAGGCCGAGGAGTTCATCAGGCTCGGAGAGGAGGCGAAGCGCGAGATAGGCAACATCGGGAGTGAGCTGATAGACGAAAACGAGGTTGTAATCACGCACTCATTCTCCTCGGCAGTTCTTGAGATATTCAAGGCCGCGTGGAGGAAAGGAAAGCACTTCAGGGTCATCCTAACCGAGAGCGCGCCCGACTACGAGGGAATAGCCCTCGCGAGGGAGCTCGATTCACTTGGGGTTCCATTCGAGGTGATAACGGACGCCCAGCTCGGCCTTTTCGCGAGGAAGGCCACCCTTGCCCTGGTCGGTGCCGACAACGTTACCCGCGATGGGGCCGCGGTGAACAAGGCCGGAACCTACCTCCTCGCCCTCGCCTGCCACGACAACGGCGTTCCCTTCTATGTCGCTGCAGAGAGTTTCAAGCTCCATCCAGAGCTGAGCTCGGGTGAGGTTGAGATCGTCGAGAGGCCCTACGTGAGGCAGGGTTACCGGGTCAGAAACATGCTCTTCGACGTTACCCCCTGGCGGTACGTCAGGGGCATCATAACGGAGTTTGGGATTCTGGTGCCTCCGAAGGAAATCTGA
- a CDS encoding DUF4350 domain-containing protein, with translation MTALKSPEPVVLKTGEVSQEQWESVLVEVRDVKVVDPDIGHGQWLVDDGSGSVIIDDEFYDYTPSYVRYEYIRGVVVYLFDEFKIEPRYASDIKPYIPQIGVESLEVSGPMLEGVPRNISVRIYNHGTLDDNITVVLRDNSDEIGRDTQVIRVNQTAVYEFTYIPRFTGSLTITVIVLDGTGNITDERYYDYFVTPNPYKISYGLTPYYERLYNKEMANITPLYENLTWVIGELTSCGVNLGDLEPNVEWINATMAEIQKEYALYDTLKGLLVQQNPYRSAYYYPVMVHIRKAAMMSRDVLREIEFVLPILQRTYEQVEPICHPPAPSNETTLGNETPTNQTNVTPSTNVTIHITKVLIDASHGQYYNPTKTDTSGMSTLIDNIKSELGWIVDVNLDPITYDKLKDYDVLIITNPSQDITDEEAQAIQQFVENGGGLFILGENYYNHVYYKSLNRVVAKYEIEFNNDELMDDDVNTGRAWFPLVGIYNLDHPAMKFLTADHQMYYSGDTLKVSGGVAWLIRGYKTSYSEDKDGNVIYEKGSKPIIAAAVEVGQGRIVAYGSSKAISDAYYGNYINTNWPFVKGVLLWLAHQE, from the coding sequence ATGACAGCGTTGAAATCCCCCGAACCAGTTGTTCTCAAGACTGGAGAAGTCTCTCAAGAGCAGTGGGAAAGTGTTCTCGTAGAGGTCAGAGACGTCAAAGTTGTTGATCCAGACATCGGTCATGGGCAGTGGTTAGTTGATGATGGTAGTGGTTCAGTTATAATTGATGACGAGTTCTACGACTACACCCCAAGCTATGTGAGATACGAGTACATAAGGGGAGTCGTGGTGTATCTCTTCGATGAGTTTAAGATCGAGCCTAGATATGCCAGCGACATTAAACCCTATATTCCCCAGATAGGCGTTGAGAGCCTCGAGGTTTCTGGTCCAATGCTTGAGGGTGTCCCAAGAAACATAAGTGTTAGGATATACAACCACGGAACCTTGGACGACAACATCACCGTCGTGTTACGTGATAACAGTGATGAAATCGGACGTGATACCCAGGTTATTAGGGTTAACCAGACTGCAGTTTATGAGTTCACTTATATCCCCAGATTCACAGGTAGTCTCACCATAACAGTCATTGTCCTCGACGGAACCGGCAATATTACCGATGAACGGTATTACGACTACTTCGTTACCCCAAATCCGTACAAGATATCCTACGGTCTCACTCCCTACTACGAGAGGCTCTACAACAAGGAGATGGCTAACATAACACCGCTGTACGAGAACCTCACGTGGGTTATTGGGGAGCTCACCTCCTGCGGCGTCAACCTCGGCGACCTCGAACCCAATGTGGAGTGGATAAACGCCACTATGGCAGAGATTCAAAAGGAGTACGCCCTCTACGACACCCTCAAGGGCCTGCTCGTTCAGCAGAACCCCTACAGGAGCGCATACTACTACCCTGTCATGGTGCACATAAGAAAGGCCGCGATGATGAGCAGGGACGTTCTCAGGGAGATTGAATTTGTACTCCCAATCCTCCAGAGAACCTACGAGCAGGTTGAGCCAATCTGCCACCCGCCCGCTCCTAGCAACGAAACAACACTGGGCAACGAGACCCCCACAAACCAGACCAACGTTACCCCATCAACAAACGTAACGATCCACATAACCAAGGTTCTCATTGACGCATCCCACGGGCAGTACTACAACCCGACGAAGACGGACACCAGCGGAATGTCAACCCTGATTGATAACATAAAGAGCGAGCTCGGCTGGATAGTCGATGTCAACCTCGACCCGATAACCTACGATAAGCTCAAGGACTACGACGTGCTCATAATTACCAACCCAAGCCAGGACATAACCGACGAGGAGGCGCAGGCGATACAGCAGTTCGTCGAGAACGGCGGCGGTCTCTTCATCCTTGGCGAGAACTATTACAACCACGTCTACTACAAGAGCCTCAACAGAGTCGTTGCCAAGTACGAAATCGAGTTCAACAACGACGAGCTGATGGACGACGACGTAAACACTGGAAGGGCATGGTTCCCGCTTGTTGGCATCTACAACCTCGACCACCCGGCGATGAAGTTCCTCACCGCCGACCACCAGATGTACTACAGCGGCGACACCCTCAAGGTGAGCGGAGGCGTGGCTTGGCTCATCAGGGGATATAAGACCTCGTATTCGGAGGACAAGGACGGAAACGTCATCTACGAGAAGGGCTCCAAGCCAATTATCGCTGCCGCCGTCGAGGTTGGCCAGGGCAGAATAGTGGCCTACGGTTCAAGCAAGGCCATAAGCGACGCCTACTACGGCAACTACATCAACACCAACTGGCCATTCGTCAAGGGAGTCCTCCTCTGGCTGGCTCACCAGGAGTGA
- a CDS encoding CARDB domain-containing protein: MYGNPPYLKISYIAPKNIQITNIEVPEIAWKGEETEIAVTVNNSDEIDYSGFNLTVSVDGSIIYENTSFSIGASEGKTVSILWTPEELGTHEVSVILKDEDGVLLSQEVREVTVGAIVPIQEIQSNTTNGDASAYVDVLVKTRGFVTALDHWTTSYGAHRYGFFIQNGTGPWRGIFVYTYDKVPTYNDSSPVKVGDVVEVVGTVKESSGLTEISYVSSITKLDSNDSVEIPRTSCSQDWRSLSRAVGKCSRRGQRRQSC; the protein is encoded by the coding sequence ATATATGGCAATCCTCCATATCTAAAAATATCCTACATTGCTCCCAAAAACATCCAGATAACCAACATTGAAGTCCCAGAAATCGCCTGGAAAGGCGAGGAAACAGAGATTGCAGTAACCGTTAATAACTCTGACGAAATTGATTATTCAGGCTTCAATCTAACAGTGTCCGTAGATGGCAGTATCATTTATGAGAACACGTCCTTCTCTATAGGGGCCAGCGAGGGAAAAACTGTAAGCATCTTGTGGACTCCAGAAGAGCTGGGCACTCACGAAGTTAGTGTGATACTCAAGGACGAAGATGGCGTCCTCTTATCTCAAGAGGTCAGAGAAGTTACTGTGGGTGCTATAGTACCTATCCAGGAGATACAAAGCAACACTACCAACGGCGACGCTTCCGCCTACGTGGATGTCCTTGTAAAGACCCGCGGCTTCGTCACTGCCCTCGACCACTGGACAACTAGTTATGGGGCCCACAGGTACGGATTCTTCATTCAGAACGGCACCGGCCCCTGGAGGGGCATATTCGTCTACACATATGATAAAGTACCGACCTATAACGACAGTTCTCCCGTCAAGGTGGGCGACGTTGTTGAAGTCGTTGGTACCGTTAAGGAAAGCTCCGGCCTGACCGAGATAAGCTACGTGTCATCGATAACTAAGCTTGACTCCAATGACAGCGTTGAAATCCCCCGAACCAGTTGTTCTCAAGACTGGAGAAGTCTCTCAAGAGCAGTGGGAAAGTGTTCTCGTAGAGGTCAGAGACGTCAAAGTTGTTGA
- a CDS encoding cob(I)yrinic acid a,c-diamide adenosyltransferase, whose product MSITTKTGDKGLTGLFTGDRVAKCSPIMEANGNIDELDSFLGEAKHYVPGEMAEILERIQVHLYDLMAEIASKGKYAKVGNEEVEWLEGLIHKYEEEVQLRAFVLPGSTIASAKLDVCRAVARRTERSVARLVLDYGFGQNALVYLNRLSDLLFIMARAIEKREGKLKEVK is encoded by the coding sequence ATGTCCATCACTACAAAAACAGGGGATAAGGGTCTAACCGGTCTCTTCACCGGCGACCGCGTGGCGAAGTGTTCGCCGATAATGGAGGCAAACGGAAACATAGATGAACTCGACAGCTTCTTGGGGGAGGCCAAGCACTACGTTCCGGGGGAGATGGCCGAGATTCTCGAGAGGATACAGGTTCACCTATACGACCTGATGGCGGAGATAGCGAGCAAGGGGAAGTACGCGAAGGTTGGCAATGAGGAGGTTGAATGGCTTGAGGGGCTTATTCATAAATATGAAGAGGAAGTCCAGCTCCGGGCCTTCGTTCTTCCGGGTTCAACCATCGCGAGCGCCAAGCTCGACGTCTGTCGCGCGGTGGCCAGGAGAACTGAGAGGAGTGTTGCGAGGCTCGTGCTCGATTACGGCTTTGGCCAGAACGCTCTCGTCTACCTAAACAGGCTCAGCGATCTGCTCTTTATAATGGCGAGGGCGATAGAGAAGAGGGAGGGAAAGCTGAAGGAGGTCAAGTAA
- a CDS encoding MFS transporter translates to MSLNRNFWLFAIGRFISQLGWAVQDVALPLYVLDQTHSGSMMTAFILAEMIPVLIIMPFAGVVGDRYNRKHLMVGFDLARGALLFGVIAFDLLGIYQLLVVQVIMASMGAFFSAGTGAMFPDLVEPDELEKANSTVSSFTILARLVGPALGGFIYAVGGIRLAILINAVSFFGSGLFEMLIKYEWRTKELESFSQVIEDLKEGIGFLRSNRYLSTLMFFALFMIALGQPFGAVIMPYSYREVLKFSSYQFGLLESAFMGGALIGNGLIAIKFGKRAGRYLFHTLLLDGVMILAFTWAISPFSGLGRNGAFFFLAGINILWGSIEAFIDVPLNSKIQRAIPSELRGRVMSAMAVLMHLSSPLGLIAVGPLLDRFPAWEVTVVIWAGMAAVVAYFWARHREVLLKEQKYGESEGVT, encoded by the coding sequence GTGAGCCTCAACAGGAACTTCTGGCTCTTTGCGATCGGCCGCTTCATAAGTCAGCTCGGCTGGGCGGTGCAGGACGTTGCACTGCCCCTCTATGTCCTTGACCAGACCCACAGCGGCTCGATGATGACTGCCTTCATCCTCGCCGAGATGATACCCGTTCTCATAATCATGCCCTTCGCCGGTGTGGTGGGCGACCGCTACAACCGAAAACACCTGATGGTCGGCTTTGATCTTGCGAGGGGAGCCCTTCTCTTCGGCGTCATCGCGTTCGACCTCTTGGGCATCTACCAGCTTCTGGTCGTCCAGGTGATAATGGCCTCCATGGGAGCGTTTTTCTCGGCCGGGACCGGAGCGATGTTCCCCGACCTCGTGGAACCCGATGAGCTCGAGAAGGCCAATTCCACGGTCTCGTCATTCACAATACTCGCCCGCCTCGTTGGTCCTGCCCTCGGAGGGTTCATCTACGCCGTCGGAGGTATCAGGCTGGCCATCCTCATAAATGCGGTCAGCTTCTTCGGCTCTGGCCTGTTTGAGATGCTGATAAAGTACGAGTGGCGTACGAAGGAATTGGAGAGCTTTTCCCAGGTTATCGAGGACCTTAAAGAGGGCATCGGATTTCTCCGCTCCAACAGATACCTCTCGACCCTTATGTTCTTCGCCCTCTTTATGATAGCCCTCGGCCAGCCCTTTGGGGCAGTTATTATGCCGTACTCCTACAGGGAGGTGCTGAAGTTCTCGAGCTACCAGTTCGGTCTTCTGGAGAGTGCCTTCATGGGAGGGGCGCTCATCGGAAACGGTTTGATAGCGATTAAATTCGGGAAGAGAGCCGGGAGGTACCTTTTCCACACTCTCCTCCTGGACGGGGTGATGATACTCGCCTTTACGTGGGCGATAAGCCCCTTCTCAGGCCTGGGGAGAAACGGGGCGTTCTTTTTCCTCGCAGGGATAAACATCCTGTGGGGCAGCATAGAGGCCTTCATAGACGTGCCCCTCAATTCGAAGATACAGCGCGCGATACCGAGCGAGCTCAGGGGCAGGGTGATGTCGGCAATGGCAGTCCTGATGCACCTCTCAAGCCCGCTCGGCCTGATCGCCGTCGGACCGCTCCTCGACAGATTCCCCGCCTGGGAGGTCACCGTGGTCATATGGGCAGGCATGGCGGCTGTCGTCGCATATTTCTGGGCCAGACATCGGGAGGTTCTTCTCAAGGAGCAGAAATACGGGGAGAGTGAAGGGGTTACTTGA
- a CDS encoding MFS transporter produces MFEDFRGMGRNFWLYTVGRWISQAGWVVQDVAVPLYVLDQTGSGAMMSLFIMAELIPRLLVNPIAGVIGDRYDRKKLMYGLDIARGVLLFAVIGFNLMGIYQLLAIQMAMSVMGAFFSAGIVGMFPDLVEREQLARANSILQSGGQILRILGPILGGLIYALGGIKLALLVNAVSFFGSGLFEILIEYRRETRELSSLHEVWDDMLEGFRFMKSSKNLMVLVSFGILLNTLLNPVFAVVLPYLARIELGLSAVKFGSVETAATLGALAGNMLIALKLGERSEDFLFGALFAQLLCLTGLAFVTRSILGELAYPSLLGIIGLIGLFNTLVNIPLFTKLQKAVPDEVRSRFFTAFETVMMATTPLGMALVGPLIDVAGTTVIILTLTVPSVMITLYYYLRFRETVINIGSENAEVVP; encoded by the coding sequence ATGTTCGAGGATTTCCGGGGGATGGGCCGGAACTTCTGGCTCTACACCGTGGGCAGGTGGATATCACAGGCCGGATGGGTCGTGCAGGATGTTGCCGTTCCGCTCTACGTGCTCGACCAGACCGGCAGCGGGGCGATGATGAGCCTCTTCATAATGGCCGAGCTAATTCCAAGACTGCTGGTGAACCCGATAGCCGGGGTTATCGGTGACCGCTACGACAGGAAGAAGCTCATGTACGGCCTCGATATAGCGAGGGGAGTCCTCCTCTTCGCAGTCATAGGGTTCAATCTGATGGGGATATACCAACTCCTGGCCATTCAGATGGCGATGAGCGTTATGGGGGCGTTCTTCTCGGCCGGCATAGTCGGGATGTTTCCCGATCTGGTGGAGAGGGAGCAGCTTGCGAGGGCGAACTCGATACTGCAGAGCGGTGGCCAGATACTAAGGATACTCGGCCCCATTCTCGGCGGGCTAATCTACGCCCTCGGCGGAATCAAACTGGCCCTCCTGGTGAACGCTGTGAGCTTTTTCGGCTCGGGACTGTTTGAAATCCTGATCGAGTACCGCAGGGAAACGCGGGAGCTCTCAAGCCTCCACGAGGTCTGGGACGACATGCTCGAAGGCTTCCGCTTCATGAAGAGCTCAAAGAACCTCATGGTGCTAGTGAGCTTCGGGATACTGCTCAACACCCTCCTCAACCCGGTGTTTGCGGTGGTCCTTCCCTACCTTGCCAGGATTGAACTGGGCCTCTCCGCCGTCAAGTTCGGCAGCGTCGAGACGGCGGCGACCCTAGGAGCACTGGCCGGAAACATGCTCATCGCCTTGAAGCTCGGCGAGAGATCAGAGGACTTCCTCTTCGGGGCGCTGTTTGCCCAGCTCCTCTGCCTGACGGGCCTTGCCTTCGTGACGCGCTCCATCCTTGGAGAACTGGCCTATCCGTCCCTGCTTGGGATAATCGGCCTGATAGGGCTCTTCAACACTCTGGTTAACATCCCGCTCTTCACAAAGCTCCAGAAGGCAGTCCCAGATGAGGTCCGCTCCAGATTTTTCACGGCTTTTGAGACGGTAATGATGGCAACTACCCCGCTGGGCATGGCCCTCGTTGGGCCCCTCATCGACGTCGCGGGAACCACGGTGATAATCCTCACCCTCACCGTCCCGAGTGTAATGATAACCCTGTATTATTACCTCCGCTTTAGGGAAACCGTTATAAACATCGGCTCAGAAAACGCGGAGGTGGTGCCGTGA
- a CDS encoding DUF4097 family beta strand repeat-containing protein, with the protein MIFENVREVDIKATNGQIEIEGWENDYVEVNYTVHGEVNVEVEQKGSRLVIKEEPKKKFLNLLRENGWAEIEVKVPRSVPVSAKNVNGELKARGVRFEEVTTVNGEIGLKDCEAEKLGTVNGEIRANLTVAGPLKASTVNGEIELTIEELEGDVEVSCVNGDIVLRLTEFCDARIVSKRVNGDVKLVGINPDDPVIGTGEFEVRASTVNGDVRVELI; encoded by the coding sequence ATGATATTTGAAAACGTCCGGGAAGTTGATATAAAGGCCACCAACGGCCAGATCGAGATCGAGGGATGGGAAAACGACTACGTTGAGGTGAACTACACCGTACACGGCGAGGTAAACGTTGAAGTCGAGCAAAAGGGAAGCAGGCTCGTCATCAAGGAGGAGCCGAAGAAAAAGTTCCTGAACCTGCTCAGGGAGAACGGTTGGGCTGAGATAGAGGTGAAGGTTCCGCGGAGCGTCCCGGTGAGCGCGAAGAACGTGAACGGCGAGCTTAAGGCCAGGGGTGTGCGCTTTGAGGAAGTCACGACGGTTAACGGCGAGATAGGCCTGAAGGACTGCGAGGCCGAAAAACTGGGCACGGTGAACGGTGAGATAAGGGCCAACCTAACGGTTGCCGGCCCCCTGAAGGCCTCCACAGTGAACGGTGAAATCGAGCTCACCATCGAGGAGCTCGAGGGGGACGTCGAGGTAAGTTGCGTCAACGGTGACATCGTGCTTCGCCTGACAGAGTTCTGCGATGCCAGGATAGTCAGCAAAAGGGTCAATGGAGACGTCAAGCTGGTCGGCATAAACCCTGACGACCCCGTTATAGGGACGGGTGAGTTTGAGGTCAGGGCCAGCACTGTGAACGGCGACGTGAGGGTCGAGCTGATTTGA